A stretch of Litorilinea aerophila DNA encodes these proteins:
- a CDS encoding tetratricopeptide repeat protein, translating to MYLDRSYRPRRRRRGIIGRFWPLILLGIVGIILYEQRPTWLVPQPIRPTAIPTRSALAFLADAEAAYQAGNIHAAIEAYQEVARLEPENPAPLAAQSRLYLILQDVPTSLRLAQRAAELAPDDPDVLTTLARALDWTGDYESALNYALDSLEIDPQNATTLAVLGEIYTDVGNWDVAEEYLNEALEVDPQNVTALRNMAYLYEMRGDYEAAIQAYDAAIAAAPNRFDLYIAKGRQYRIGLLDYEKAIESYRQAVAVYESAITLDALGDGLYNMGDHLTAIRELRKAVEMDPNYGPAHVHLGMALYARRNYEDAVPALEKGLNLVGDSARIEQLYTLGLAYIYKDPPECDKAVTWLRKALEIDPESGPALEGLSLCNAR from the coding sequence ATGTATCTCGATCGAAGCTACCGCCCACGGCGACGCCGTCGGGGTATCATCGGCCGCTTTTGGCCCCTGATCCTGCTGGGCATCGTGGGCATCATCCTCTACGAACAGAGGCCTACCTGGCTGGTTCCCCAGCCCATACGGCCCACGGCCATCCCGACCCGCAGCGCCCTGGCTTTTCTGGCCGATGCAGAAGCGGCCTATCAGGCAGGCAACATTCATGCTGCCATTGAGGCCTACCAGGAGGTCGCCCGGCTGGAGCCGGAGAACCCCGCGCCCCTGGCGGCTCAATCTCGCCTCTACTTGATCCTGCAGGACGTGCCCACCTCCCTCCGCCTGGCCCAGCGGGCAGCGGAGTTGGCGCCAGACGACCCAGACGTGCTCACCACCCTGGCCCGGGCTCTGGACTGGACCGGCGACTATGAAAGCGCGCTCAACTATGCGCTGGACTCCCTGGAGATCGACCCCCAAAACGCCACCACCCTGGCCGTGTTGGGCGAAATTTACACCGATGTGGGCAACTGGGATGTGGCGGAGGAATACCTCAACGAGGCCCTGGAGGTGGACCCCCAAAACGTTACTGCGCTGCGCAACATGGCCTACCTGTACGAGATGCGGGGCGATTACGAGGCGGCCATCCAGGCCTACGACGCGGCCATTGCCGCAGCACCCAACCGCTTTGACCTGTACATCGCCAAAGGACGCCAATATCGCATCGGCCTGCTGGACTACGAAAAGGCCATCGAAAGCTACCGCCAGGCCGTGGCCGTCTACGAGTCGGCCATCACCCTGGACGCCCTGGGGGACGGGCTTTACAATATGGGCGATCACCTGACTGCCATTCGGGAGCTGCGCAAGGCCGTGGAGATGGATCCCAACTACGGGCCTGCCCACGTCCACCTGGGGATGGCCCTCTACGCCCGGCGCAACTACGAGGATGCGGTGCCCGCCCTGGAAAAAGGGCTGAACCTGGTAGGAGACAGCGCCCGCATTGAACAGCTCTACACCCTGGGCCTGGCCTACATCTACAAAGATCCCCCCGAATGCGACAAGGCGGTGACCTGGCTCCGCAAGGCGCTGGAGATCGACCCGGAGAGCGGCCCGGCCCTGGAAGGCCTCTCTTTGTGCAACGCCCGTTAA
- a CDS encoding glycoside hydrolase family 3 N-terminal domain-containing protein gives MINYRTQIFTHPRSIHAVLQLLLVVALLLASIPPVHAQSQDSNGPTGDESTPGQATPQVTPTADPTLAAEQALEAQIDALLASMTVADRVGQLFLISFEGNDISFDSDIAELIYGYRVGGVLLSPENGNFSNEKGVDTPRQVASLINRLQALAYGLLLPEERALQPIPDEPWPPPGMISMEQMTGAPPLNIPLFVAVEQAGDDLPSTALRRGFTPLPSAMALGATWNQTLARQVGEIVGRELRAVGVNLLLGPNLDVIEAPRADRVGSLGLQSFGGDPYWVSQIGRAYITGVHQGGQGRVATIARHFPGAGSADRLPDDEVAIVQKSQQELEQMALPPFQTVTRRASSILRLAGDPGATDGLMSSHMRYTGFQGNTPGRSTPISLTPDLTQVLEMEGMGTWRGQGGLLVSNALGIPAIRRYYSPNLDEFPYRRIAMEAFSAGHDILLLDRFSLDDRWENEKANIKETIAFFQERYINDPDFAAQVDAAVRRILRLKLRLYTAPVPTTAPTLLPIPPITATLALNNVLVQADDLSVLGGEQRANALAVVGQVAREAVTLLYPDPANAADLAPPMIQPGDHLLIFTDSRLVQECPGCVAETAINPDELAQIMLRLYGPGGTGQIQEEQVTSLTFSDLAQLLDTEEAAAAHPPAKDPSSTSTPSTSTPPAEASPAAGAPPPAEGEVAGTTGEQASTTDEELLDKNEKTRLQIQQATWLIFAMLDVVPEQYPNSNIVKRFLRLHGEQLANKQVVVLSFHAPYFLDTTEIGKLNVYYGLYSKTQPFLEAAVRALFRSFTPGGAPPVGVPGTRFSNLADRLRPDPNRPIDLHLLVDETEIASLQTIDTDEPPPTVDVGTMLRIQVGPVYDLNGKVVPDGTRVNFQLIYEGEELALPIEPAMTRNGIAIRDVLLERSGMLRVAAQAGQATTGQAITLNVQGTALAETGNGSAAENASAASAAADMTSTTAMTGPAQVAALVENTPGGAENLPENRIPSLIIALLTIAATLSLLLIVEVRVLPRAILVHSMLWAVIFGLAAYILYGLGWLPGSQWLQSSLRIWGAGVVVFIAMLFPLVWLQLRMEP, from the coding sequence ATCTCCTTCGAAGGCAACGACATCAGCTTCGACAGCGACATCGCTGAGCTCATCTACGGCTACCGGGTGGGCGGCGTCCTGCTAAGTCCGGAGAACGGCAACTTCAGCAACGAGAAGGGCGTCGATACCCCGCGCCAGGTGGCCAGCCTGATCAATCGGCTCCAGGCATTGGCCTATGGGCTCCTGTTGCCGGAGGAGCGGGCCCTCCAACCCATCCCAGATGAGCCCTGGCCGCCCCCTGGCATGATTTCCATGGAACAGATGACCGGCGCGCCCCCCCTGAACATTCCTCTCTTTGTGGCCGTGGAGCAGGCCGGCGACGACCTGCCGTCCACCGCCCTGCGCCGGGGCTTTACCCCCCTGCCCAGCGCCATGGCCCTGGGCGCCACCTGGAATCAGACCCTGGCCCGCCAGGTGGGGGAGATTGTGGGCCGGGAACTGCGCGCCGTGGGCGTCAACCTTCTCCTGGGCCCCAACCTGGACGTGATCGAGGCCCCCCGGGCCGACCGGGTGGGTAGCCTGGGGCTCCAATCCTTCGGCGGCGATCCCTACTGGGTAAGCCAGATCGGCCGGGCCTACATCACCGGCGTCCACCAGGGGGGACAGGGACGGGTGGCCACCATTGCCCGCCACTTCCCTGGCGCGGGCAGCGCCGACCGCCTGCCCGACGACGAAGTGGCCATCGTCCAAAAAAGCCAGCAGGAACTGGAACAGATGGCGTTGCCCCCCTTCCAGACTGTCACCCGCCGGGCCTCTTCCATCCTGCGCCTGGCCGGTGACCCCGGCGCCACCGATGGACTCATGTCCAGCCACATGCGCTACACCGGCTTCCAGGGCAACACCCCAGGCCGCAGCACGCCCATCAGCCTGACGCCCGATCTCACCCAGGTGCTGGAGATGGAGGGGATGGGCACCTGGCGCGGTCAAGGCGGCCTGCTGGTCAGCAACGCCCTGGGCATACCGGCGATCCGGCGCTACTACAGCCCCAACCTGGATGAATTCCCCTACCGGCGCATCGCCATGGAAGCCTTCTCCGCCGGCCACGACATTTTGCTCCTGGACCGATTCAGCCTGGACGACCGCTGGGAGAACGAGAAGGCCAACATCAAGGAGACCATCGCCTTCTTCCAGGAACGGTACATCAACGATCCGGACTTCGCTGCCCAGGTGGATGCAGCCGTGCGGCGCATCCTTCGGCTGAAGCTGCGGCTCTACACCGCACCCGTCCCCACCACCGCCCCCACCCTTTTGCCCATCCCGCCCATCACCGCCACCCTGGCGCTGAACAACGTGCTCGTCCAGGCCGACGATTTGTCGGTCCTGGGGGGGGAGCAGCGGGCCAATGCCCTGGCCGTGGTCGGCCAGGTGGCGCGGGAAGCGGTCACCCTCCTCTATCCAGACCCGGCCAACGCGGCCGACCTGGCGCCGCCCATGATCCAGCCTGGCGACCATCTGCTGATCTTCACCGACAGCCGCCTGGTCCAGGAGTGCCCCGGGTGTGTGGCGGAGACGGCCATCAACCCGGATGAGCTGGCCCAGATTATGCTACGCCTCTATGGGCCTGGGGGAACCGGCCAGATCCAGGAGGAGCAGGTCACCAGCCTCACCTTCTCGGACCTGGCCCAGCTGTTGGATACCGAGGAAGCGGCAGCGGCCCACCCTCCTGCAAAGGACCCATCTTCTACTTCTACCCCTTCTACTTCTACCCCCCCAGCAGAAGCTTCCCCGGCCGCTGGTGCGCCTCCTCCCGCGGAAGGAGAAGTGGCCGGAACGACCGGAGAGCAGGCCAGCACCACGGATGAGGAGCTGCTGGACAAAAACGAGAAGACCCGGCTGCAAATCCAGCAGGCCACCTGGCTCATCTTCGCCATGCTGGACGTGGTGCCAGAGCAATATCCCAACAGCAACATCGTCAAGCGCTTTTTGCGCCTCCATGGGGAGCAACTGGCCAACAAACAGGTGGTGGTCCTCTCCTTCCACGCCCCCTACTTCCTGGACACCACCGAGATCGGCAAACTCAACGTCTACTACGGCCTCTACAGCAAAACCCAGCCATTCCTGGAAGCAGCCGTGCGTGCCCTCTTTCGCTCGTTCACCCCGGGCGGCGCACCGCCGGTGGGTGTCCCGGGGACCCGCTTCAGCAACCTGGCCGACCGGCTACGGCCTGACCCCAACCGCCCCATTGACCTGCACCTCCTGGTAGACGAAACGGAAATCGCCAGCCTCCAGACGATTGACACCGACGAGCCTCCCCCAACGGTTGACGTGGGGACCATGCTCCGCATTCAGGTGGGGCCCGTCTACGACCTGAACGGGAAGGTGGTGCCCGACGGCACCCGGGTGAATTTCCAGTTGATCTACGAAGGGGAAGAGCTGGCCTTGCCCATTGAACCTGCCATGACCCGCAACGGCATTGCCATCCGCGATGTGCTCCTGGAACGCAGCGGCATGCTGCGGGTGGCGGCCCAGGCCGGGCAGGCTACCACCGGGCAGGCCATCACCCTGAACGTCCAGGGGACCGCCCTGGCTGAAACTGGCAACGGCTCGGCCGCGGAGAACGCCTCCGCCGCCTCGGCAGCCGCCGACATGACCAGCACCACGGCCATGACCGGCCCGGCGCAGGTGGCCGCCCTGGTAGAGAATACCCCAGGGGGAGCCGAAAATCTGCCCGAAAACCGCATCCCCTCCCTGATCATCGCCCTGTTGACCATCGCAGCCACCTTGAGCCTGCTCCTCATCGTGGAGGTGCGGGTCCTGCCCCGGGCGATCCTGGTGCACAGCATGTTGTGGGCGGTCATCTTCGGCCTGGCCGCCTATATTTTGTACGGGCTGGGGTGGTTGCCGGGCTCCCAGTGGCTTCAGTCCAGCCTGCGCATCTGGGGCGCGGGCGTGGTCGTCTTCATCGCCATGCTCTTCCCCCTGGTCTGGCTCCAGCTTCGTATGGAACCGTAG
- a CDS encoding response regulator yields MLVVDDNRYFLHALNRLLTTAGHTVLEASDVATALEILTAEPDGAGVEVLITDILMPQRDGIQLIRELKRSNRRIKIIAITGGGYDNELAEDVLAAAQILGVDLALQKPFDPQLLLDTLERLTDSPSSADPS; encoded by the coding sequence TTGCTCGTTGTTGATGACAACCGATATTTCCTCCACGCCTTGAACCGGCTGCTGACTACGGCCGGGCATACGGTGTTGGAGGCTTCCGATGTGGCGACCGCCCTGGAGATCCTGACGGCGGAACCGGATGGGGCAGGGGTGGAGGTCCTCATCACCGACATTTTGATGCCCCAGCGGGATGGCATTCAGTTGATCCGGGAGCTGAAGCGCTCCAACCGGCGCATCAAGATTATCGCCATCACCGGCGGCGGCTATGACAACGAGCTGGCCGAAGACGTTCTGGCTGCAGCCCAGATCTTGGGCGTCGATCTGGCCCTTCAAAAGCCCTTCGACCCTCAACTCCTGCTGGATACCCTGGAACGCCTCACCGATTCGCCCTCCTCGGCCGATCCCTCTTGA